One genomic segment of Oncorhynchus kisutch isolate 150728-3 linkage group LG15, Okis_V2, whole genome shotgun sequence includes these proteins:
- the LOC109878759 gene encoding uncharacterized protein LOC109878759 isoform X2 has translation MAHFHKKRPLSEGSDVNSPSNTDSSSDRCPPEEDVAATSTRSQSEENENHQCKKRHLSLSEGGDPVYHEDDVNPSTNTNFFSNGGPPEEDMDANSTSKGIEIHQRGSPSPAIINVPDQSMDLANQVENKCHDTFYLLQKKVCIHLKMTWAFLKSTGDVFVAILEPNNIENMKNKPPIISHTKELLLEETKIMLENEEQLQNTTFSIYSLNSPSQITGHKITDLAELNKYGITTIFTDCPTENQNIPNHFENIYEFLDKFYSLQTKGCKQKFDTQHAWAFIESPCGGEPVFVGLFKLEDCKKMGNGKHLNIHTEKLLLEEVKQILKNNEKLQNTKLFIYTLNSPCLRNSGHDSCMDLLIKDSAELYKSYGIKTIVGYSKWYGLTGKLTTFVDQYISSFNHFNLIISSPNYENYCDEFAIFNTEYNNKKSHDSKSNFEDRELPKELYNSSKQFLPNNISEVPFRLQTDKDIHKHVIKKFMSISNYHKKSDKKKSIDLHFSIPHFETLNQFQKVGESLAEKFDLIKHIGNKLDQSKVNFINWWTKTIEDEYTTFLRVSINRHLSEDKHRIMVLDHIKKNPAEYLQFCHLPLSPFHKLFN, from the exons ATGGCTCACTTTCA TAAGAAGAGGCCCCTGTCTGAGGGGAGTGATGTGAACTCTCCCAGCAACACAGACAGTTCTTCTGATAGATGCCCTCCTGAGGAGGATGTGGCTGCTACATCAACCAGATCCCAGAGTGAGGAGAATGAGAACCACCAATG TAAGAAGAGGCACCTATCACTGTCTGAGGGAGGCGATCCTGTGTACCATGAGGATGATGTGAACCCTTCCACCAACACAAACTTTTTTTCTAACGGAGGGCCTCCTGAGGAGGATATGGATGCTAATTCAACCAGTAAGGGGATTGAGATCCACCAGAG AGGAAGCCCCAGTCCTGCTATCATCAACGTTCCAGACCAGTCAATGGACCTCGCAAATCAAGTTGAAAACAAATGTCATGATACATTTTACCTTCTACAAAAAAAAGtttgcattcatcttaaaatgACATGGGCATTCTTAAAGTCAACTGGTGATGTGTTTGTTGCAATTCTGGAACCTAACAATATAGAGAATATGAAAAACAAACCTCCAATAATTAGTCATACCAAAGAGTTACTTCTTGAGGAAACAAAAATAATGTTGGAAAACGAAGAGCAATTGCAAAATACAACATTTTCTATATATTCGCTCAACTCTCCTTCGCAAATTACAGGTCATAAAATAACAGATTTAGCAGAACTGAACAAGTATGGCATAACAACGATTTTTACGGACTGTCCGACGGAAAACCAAAACATCCCAAatcattttgaaaacatttaTGAATTTCTTGATAAGTTCTACTCATTACAAACAAAAGGTTGCAAGCAAAAGTTTGATACGCAACATGCATGGGCATTTATAGAGTCACCTTGTGGTGGAGAACCGGTTTTTGTTGGTTTATTTAAATTAGAAGATTGCAAGAAGATGGGTAATGGCAAACATTTAAATATTCATACCGAAAAGTTACTTCTTGAGGAAGTAAAACAAATATTGAAAAACAATGAGAAATTGCAAAATACTAAATTGTTTATCTATACGCTCAATTCTCCTTGTTTGCGAAATTCAGGTCATGATTCATGCATGGATTTACTGATTAAGGATTCAGCAGAACTGTACAAATCTTATGGTATAAAAACTATTGTTGGATACAGCAAATGGTACGGTTTGACTGGAAAGTTGACAACCTTTGTAGATCAATATATCAGCTCATTCAATCACTTTAATTTGATAATCAGTAGTCCTAATTATGAAAACTATTGTGACGAATTTGCCATTTTTAACACTGAGTATAACAATAAGAAAAGCCATGACTCTAAATCAAATTTTGAAGACAGAGAACTTCCCAAGGAACTTTATAATTCGAGTAAACAATTTCTGCCCAACAACATTTCAGAAGTACCTTTCAGATTGCAAACTGATAAAGACATCCATAAGCATGTGATAAAAAAATTTATGTCAATTAGCAATTATCATAAAAAAAGCGATAAGAAAAAAAGTATTGACCTACATTTTTCCATACCCCATTTTGAAACTCTTAATCAATTCCAAAAAGTTGGAGAGTCTCTAGCTGAAAAATTTGACTTGATAAAACACATTGGTAATAAATTAGATCAATCTAAAGTAAATTTCATAAACTGGTGGACTAAAACAATTGAGGACGAATATACTACTTTTCTTCGAGTTTCCATTAATAGACATCTCAGTGAAGATAAACACAGAATCATGGTCCTCGATCACATCAAGAAAAACCCTGCAGAATATTTACAGTTTTGTCACTTACCACTAAGCCCTTTCCACAAACTATTTAATTAA
- the LOC109878759 gene encoding uncharacterized protein LOC109878759 isoform X1 → MGQWGKVGGRWVYSRLTANRMTNMNEMPSVDTSVTFLFSVANKNPQSNLEMPSLLEEPKSVVMAHFHKKRPLSEGSDVNSPSNTDSSSDRCPPEEDVAATSTRSQSEENENHQCKKRHLSLSEGGDPVYHEDDVNPSTNTNFFSNGGPPEEDMDANSTSKGIEIHQRGSPSPAIINVPDQSMDLANQVENKCHDTFYLLQKKVCIHLKMTWAFLKSTGDVFVAILEPNNIENMKNKPPIISHTKELLLEETKIMLENEEQLQNTTFSIYSLNSPSQITGHKITDLAELNKYGITTIFTDCPTENQNIPNHFENIYEFLDKFYSLQTKGCKQKFDTQHAWAFIESPCGGEPVFVGLFKLEDCKKMGNGKHLNIHTEKLLLEEVKQILKNNEKLQNTKLFIYTLNSPCLRNSGHDSCMDLLIKDSAELYKSYGIKTIVGYSKWYGLTGKLTTFVDQYISSFNHFNLIISSPNYENYCDEFAIFNTEYNNKKSHDSKSNFEDRELPKELYNSSKQFLPNNISEVPFRLQTDKDIHKHVIKKFMSISNYHKKSDKKKSIDLHFSIPHFETLNQFQKVGESLAEKFDLIKHIGNKLDQSKVNFINWWTKTIEDEYTTFLRVSINRHLSEDKHRIMVLDHIKKNPAEYLQFCHLPLSPFHKLFN, encoded by the exons TAAGAAGAGGCCCCTGTCTGAGGGGAGTGATGTGAACTCTCCCAGCAACACAGACAGTTCTTCTGATAGATGCCCTCCTGAGGAGGATGTGGCTGCTACATCAACCAGATCCCAGAGTGAGGAGAATGAGAACCACCAATG TAAGAAGAGGCACCTATCACTGTCTGAGGGAGGCGATCCTGTGTACCATGAGGATGATGTGAACCCTTCCACCAACACAAACTTTTTTTCTAACGGAGGGCCTCCTGAGGAGGATATGGATGCTAATTCAACCAGTAAGGGGATTGAGATCCACCAGAG AGGAAGCCCCAGTCCTGCTATCATCAACGTTCCAGACCAGTCAATGGACCTCGCAAATCAAGTTGAAAACAAATGTCATGATACATTTTACCTTCTACAAAAAAAAGtttgcattcatcttaaaatgACATGGGCATTCTTAAAGTCAACTGGTGATGTGTTTGTTGCAATTCTGGAACCTAACAATATAGAGAATATGAAAAACAAACCTCCAATAATTAGTCATACCAAAGAGTTACTTCTTGAGGAAACAAAAATAATGTTGGAAAACGAAGAGCAATTGCAAAATACAACATTTTCTATATATTCGCTCAACTCTCCTTCGCAAATTACAGGTCATAAAATAACAGATTTAGCAGAACTGAACAAGTATGGCATAACAACGATTTTTACGGACTGTCCGACGGAAAACCAAAACATCCCAAatcattttgaaaacatttaTGAATTTCTTGATAAGTTCTACTCATTACAAACAAAAGGTTGCAAGCAAAAGTTTGATACGCAACATGCATGGGCATTTATAGAGTCACCTTGTGGTGGAGAACCGGTTTTTGTTGGTTTATTTAAATTAGAAGATTGCAAGAAGATGGGTAATGGCAAACATTTAAATATTCATACCGAAAAGTTACTTCTTGAGGAAGTAAAACAAATATTGAAAAACAATGAGAAATTGCAAAATACTAAATTGTTTATCTATACGCTCAATTCTCCTTGTTTGCGAAATTCAGGTCATGATTCATGCATGGATTTACTGATTAAGGATTCAGCAGAACTGTACAAATCTTATGGTATAAAAACTATTGTTGGATACAGCAAATGGTACGGTTTGACTGGAAAGTTGACAACCTTTGTAGATCAATATATCAGCTCATTCAATCACTTTAATTTGATAATCAGTAGTCCTAATTATGAAAACTATTGTGACGAATTTGCCATTTTTAACACTGAGTATAACAATAAGAAAAGCCATGACTCTAAATCAAATTTTGAAGACAGAGAACTTCCCAAGGAACTTTATAATTCGAGTAAACAATTTCTGCCCAACAACATTTCAGAAGTACCTTTCAGATTGCAAACTGATAAAGACATCCATAAGCATGTGATAAAAAAATTTATGTCAATTAGCAATTATCATAAAAAAAGCGATAAGAAAAAAAGTATTGACCTACATTTTTCCATACCCCATTTTGAAACTCTTAATCAATTCCAAAAAGTTGGAGAGTCTCTAGCTGAAAAATTTGACTTGATAAAACACATTGGTAATAAATTAGATCAATCTAAAGTAAATTTCATAAACTGGTGGACTAAAACAATTGAGGACGAATATACTACTTTTCTTCGAGTTTCCATTAATAGACATCTCAGTGAAGATAAACACAGAATCATGGTCCTCGATCACATCAAGAAAAACCCTGCAGAATATTTACAGTTTTGTCACTTACCACTAAGCCCTTTCCACAAACTATTTAATTAA